In Sphingobacterium sp. R2, the genomic stretch ATCAAGAAAGGCATGCCGTATCACGTTTAATAGGTGCGCCTCCGGGATATGTAGGTTATGATGAAGGCGGACAGTTGACAGAGGCCGTGCGAAGAAGGCCCTACTCTGTGGTGTTATTAGATGAAATTGAAAAGGCGCATCCCGATGTATTTAATATTTTACTTCAGGTATTGGATGATGGGCACCTCACAGACAACAAGGGCCGTACGGTGAACTTTAAAAATACAATTATCATCATGACATCAAATACAGGTTCGGCCATTATACAAGAGAATTTCAGTCACTTGACCGACGATAATAGGGATGAAATTGTTGCTAAAACACGAAACGAGGTATTTGATGTTTTGAAACAGTCGATTCGTCCTGAGTTTTTGAACCGAATTGATGAGGTGATCATGTTTACACCACTGAGCCGTAACGAAATTGGAGACATTGTCCGTTTACAATTTGCCCATGTGCAAAGACAGTTAGCCGAACAGAATATATTTATTACAGCTTCTGATGAAGCGATGGATTGGTTAGCGCAACTCGGTTATGATCCTATTTATGGAGCACGACCGCTAAAACGTGTCATTCAAAAAAGGATTTTAAACGAACTGTCAAAGGAGATTTTATCCGGAAAAGTAAGTCGCGATTCCAATATCCGCCTGGATGTATTCGATGGTAAATTTGTCTTTATCAACAAAAATGAGTAATTAAACAAGAACGCCCGACAAAATAATCGGGCGTTCTCGTTTAATATATACTATTTAAATTTTCACACCTAAGACTTTTAGCAGCTTATTTACGTCCTCTTCGCCATCTAAATGCTGCATGAGTAGCTTCGTCCTCGCATCGTAAATATACAATGAAGGGTAGTTACTAGGTTTAAACTTTTCGATGAACTGCGTACCGCTATCAAATAAGAATTTAACATTTGAGGCATTTTTCAAGGCCTTTGCATGCATGTTAACGAATCCATCGACATATTGTTTATCATTCATCGAAATAAAGTAAAATGATGTATTTTTTAATTTGGTCAAATTTTGCGCAATACCAGCACCCATTTTTTGACAGTGTCCGCAACCGGGGTCATAAAAATTCAAAACGATATATCCAGATTTTGGAAGTTTATCAGAATCAAATTTGCCGGTTTGATAGACCTCGTCGAATGTAAACGGCGGAAGTGTTTTGGGAGCCTGCGCAAAGGCTGGTTGAAACAAAAAAGAAATACTGACAAAAATTAGGGAATAGAGAAATTTCATGTTAAAAAATTTTAAACCAATAGTAACCGTTCAATTAATTTCGATTAATAATACTTAAAAATATGGTTTATTCGACTATTGTTTTAGTTTTTTTACAAAAATTCCGTAAGTTTGGGCTAATTTTTAAATCGATCAAATCTAATTAATATTCATCAATCGTGAAAAAAAGAATTGCTATTTTTGCTTCAGGTTCAGGCTCCAATGCGCAAAAAATAATGGAACATTTCAAGTATTCGGACGAAGCTGAGGTCGCCTTGATTCTATCCAATAATCCAGATGCTTACGTTATTCAACGAGCCGATAATTTCGAAATACCTGCACATATTTTTGATCGTGAGGAATTTTACAACACCGACAATGTTGTGAATATTCTTAAAAACTTAAATATTGATCTGATCGTGTTAGCTGGTTTTTTATGGCTTGTGCCCAATAATCTTCTGAAAGCTTTTCCAAATCAAATCATTAATATTCATCCCGCTCTGCTACCAAAATACGGGGGTAAAGGGATGTATGGCGACCATGTTCATCGGGCTGTTCTAGCAAATAAAGAAGAAGAGCACGGGATTACAATTCACTTCGCGAATGAGCATTTCGATGAGGGAGAAATTATCTATCAAGCACGGTTCAAAGTT encodes the following:
- the purN gene encoding phosphoribosylglycinamide formyltransferase; translation: MKKRIAIFASGSGSNAQKIMEHFKYSDEAEVALILSNNPDAYVIQRADNFEIPAHIFDREEFYNTDNVVNILKNLNIDLIVLAGFLWLVPNNLLKAFPNQIINIHPALLPKYGGKGMYGDHVHRAVLANKEEEHGITIHFANEHFDEGEIIYQARFKVDSNDTLDTIKFKGQQLEHQHFPKVIENLIKKM
- a CDS encoding peroxiredoxin family protein — encoded protein: MKFLYSLIFVSISFLFQPAFAQAPKTLPPFTFDEVYQTGKFDSDKLPKSGYIVLNFYDPGCGHCQKMGAGIAQNLTKLKNTSFYFISMNDKQYVDGFVNMHAKALKNASNVKFLFDSGTQFIEKFKPSNYPSLYIYDARTKLLMQHLDGEEDVNKLLKVLGVKI